DNA from Elaeis guineensis isolate ETL-2024a chromosome 2, EG11, whole genome shotgun sequence:
AGGCTTATATTCAGTGGAATCAGCCTCTGGTTCGGCTAGGCCTCATGTGATGTAACTaaaaatgaataaattaattaaaaatttatgaaatacttAGCATATGATGTAAATACACACTTAAATTTCATTACATATTAATATTTCCTACATAATTTTCTTTAGCTTCAAAGAATCTAGCAGAAAAACATGACCATTGACTTTAAAATTATGTGCGTCATTAGGTGTTGAGACACTCATATAATATTCTGTTCCTCCATTAATAATTTTATGGTCCCATAAATTATTGCATTAACGGGCATGCTAACTTGACAAGACTTTGGTTGTCAGGCATTTTTATAACTAATTTACTAATTTGACCATGTATCGGATGTGTACAAATTGTAAAGTTTGACTATACTTTAAATATAGACATAAAGTAacattcataaaaatatttttaagtggaaatatattcataaaaatataGACATAATGTAACATTCATGGATGTAATTTTACATCTCAAAGGATACACTCAATAATAATGCAAATGGCACAAGTTTTTAAGGTATGCAAATTGAATGTAAGAACAGGCGTACTAGTCAGATGATACCTTTGATGTAAAATAAACatccaaaatataatttataattgaaAAATACAGTATGATGAATATGATGAACtgcaaaaaatttgattaatgccAGCCTTCTATTTGAGCCTCCATCCTCCTTTTATCCTGTGAATTACTGAATGGGAGGGCATCCTAGTAGTTTGTAAATGCAAGAAATGTAAAACGAATGCTATATTGGATCCACATAATTATCTGATTGCTGAGAATTAAATTCTGGAGCACATGCAAAAGTAGATTCTAATGTCGACAGGGATAGGAAGTATCTTACACACCCACTTGCATATTATGTAGCACATGACGTCCAGTTGTAAGGGCAATAGTTAGATTCAAATGAGATGATATTAGCCATGATGGAATATGGTAGCATTACAATAAAATGCTTAATAAGGGATGCAAGCACTTCAAAGCCGGTATCCCTGTTATCTGGAACCAACTAATTCCCTGTCATCCGGAGCCAACTCATTCACTAACATAGCAAGTATTTCCAGTGCTAGTTCTTTTTCTCAGGGTGGTGTTTATTCAGCAGAAACAGGACATCAACACGGTAAACAATAATGTTGAGGAGTTAGACAATTTTAGCAGTTCTAGAAAGAACACCTACGTAGCAAAGACAATCTTATTCGTGCAGTTCCCGCTACATTTGTGATCGCATGTTCTCTGCACCATCACATGAAGGTAGAATCACTCTCCCTTATGGCTCTCCTCATGTAACAGTTTTATAACTAAATTTTACCTTACTTCTAATAAATGTCAGATAAAACAATCTCAACCCACCATTATTGAATTTCATTAATGAATTTCATGTACAAAATCTATCATTTTTTATTTACCTTTATTTTTGGGTTACGGGGGGCAGGTGGACAATAtggaagaggaagagggaaacATGTCCGTTTTGATTCATGATACTTCACAAAGGAATCAAATTGATTGGAATGTTAGCTAAATGAACCAAATACAGTAATAATCTTAAGGATTTATAGAGCCATAACATAGCGATGCTTCAATTCTACTACAGCTCTCATAGCAAGACCCGATCAACAAAAGATACCAAGAAAAGAACGAGGAAAAGGTATTCTGAATTCGCAGTTCAAATTTTACCTGTATAAACACTAACATACAATTTGCGAATGAAATAGATTACCAACATCATGCCTAGATTCCATCaagattgcaagaaaaataaaagagtaaTTCCATAAGAATACCCTAACATTTCACTTTATCTTAGCCAAAATTTCACCAAAATGAATCACATATTTGACACTGGAAAACATTATGTTTGTCGATTTCCGTTGCACAGCAGGGACTAAAAACTAATAAGCAAATATTCGATATGGAAGAATTAATAGGACAGAAAGATCTAACCATTGCCGGCACACCTTTCGCAGGGCACCGGATCCCCCTGAAACAATTCAAATTTAATGAACTTAGACAATCTTAAAGAAGAAAACGGGAGagagatggagagaaagagagagaggtcaCCTTAAGACCaagaaagagggagagggaaATGGCGGCGAGGACGGTGGCGGTGACGAGAAGCGTCTGGGTATCCAAGGGCCTCTCTCCTCCATAGAAGAATGCAGCGGGTTGGTGGAGGGCTCTCGGGGATGCGGTCACCGCTCTAGAGGAGGAGAAGAACCGTAAGCCGTCCGGTTTGGGGAGGTGTCCCGGGAGAAGCAAaggagaggagaggaaggaggaaggaagaggaggagaagaaggagaagctgAGTATAAATAAAAGAAGTGGCTGGACGGAGAAGCGAAAGTCGCCATGGATAGGGGGACGAGAAGATATAAGCGCGGAGCTCTGGTGAGCGCTCGTTTTTTCGGTTGGGTTCGGTCCTGTCACCACCCGGTTGCCTAAACCGAACGTCCAGCACTGAACTGAGCTGCAGCGATCAACAGCTTCTGTGGCATCAGCGGGGAATCGAGGGATGCAGGCATGGTCAAAACTGGTAAGCTCAATGTCCGGGGACAAATTGATGAGAGGTAACGATCTAGCATTCAAAAAAATCTtcgataaatttataaaatttgaataataaaataataacaaaatagaaataaattaataaaattgaaaATATGTACTTTTTAAAATGCTATAAGTTTGTATATTTGAAGATAATAAAtgaagaaaacaagaaaaaaattataccaaaataaaaaaaatcataggtAATGTTTGCACCACATGAAGAACACTATATCAATGCCATGTGCATAAGCCAAACAAGTTGAAGGACAAATTGCCACATGACATTAGACTAGTTGAGTAAAGTTTGAAGGATACTGGCCCAGCTAGACCGAATGGTCATTGGAAGTACACTTCAAGGGTAGTCGCAAAGCACCGGCGACTTGGAATACCaagtaaaatcaataaaatttggtGACATGTGAATATTAGAGCTTCAGCCCAATAGAGGAATCATGACATGCTACAGAATGTGTAGACAATCACTAGAATGTGAAAAGTGGAAGGTAAACTAGCTCTAAATTTCTGAAACCGCCATGGAAGAGTAGAGATCAATTAGGGACAGGCATCAGCAACTAGAGTGCTTGGCTGTTAAAAATAGATTGTATGGATATTgggatgtaattatatatgacaaCCTATTGGAGGGTAATCTGTCACCCAGGATGAAGACATGAATCAGTGGAAAAACACATGATAAAGCATGAAGGGCCAATGCTACAACACAGTCAGAGATGGGAGTATCTGATCCTAGTAGTAGAAGTATTTCTTCCGAACTACGAGAGAGCTGTTTGAAGGAAGTCATCCAGTACATAACTTGGGATCCCCCAATCTTGACTTCAGACCCCAACAATCCTTGACTCCTGACAATCTTGTTAAGCAGAACCCCAAAGTTCGGCTGATCCTGACTTCAGTCTTAAACCCCAACTGGCTCCGCAACAGCCAGCATCTGAATAGACCAATCTCTAACTTCGATTGTAGCTATGCTTCGACCCATGTCGATCCTCGTCCCATAGCATAGCTagttattgaaaattgtatcccaaagccaatcgtcaatctgctgacggttgtgctcatatttatacattgtatatgaattttattaataaatattatttggtctTTTCATCGcattttgtccatcttcttagaATTTTTGTATTGTAATAAAGTCATTAGGACTttatttaatcgataaagaaaaatttatcatttagtctttaaacgtattcgtgaccaaataatatgctattaatagggcaatagcaatatcaaatataggtcattgtgtgccatatggattggttatcctcttaaccaaagagtgtggagacactggtatggcatacagatggaatataggagtacattcacagtgaacgtgatcaattatagagtactctgctgtcaagaatagctctcgaagggtatggatataagtgtctctccgatctgagatcaccacggtgacttataagcaattcactgtactttaACGTCGGacaaactgaatttctaattcagtgacagaagatttctgaatgcagtcaagtacttgtcaagtcggtacatgaatcaagatgggattgatccctccgaataagtaggagttgatgcatcagcatatttcaatttagtaaaatcttgatcaggataatccatatgatagatttgaaaggttgaaatataatatggtagaCTATTCCAAGGttaatagttaaatcctaggtcatcttgagcattaggatcaaaagaatgaattatatgataaccatatgtgagtagatttttaaatattgctttgcaatcattcggcctattcggatgtcggatctcattgctagatggttacatcgattagtatagaaatttgttcctatgctatcgacttaggttcgaacttatggtgtcacacacattagaagtttcgatctgatcagatggctgatgtgATAAAAAGTCCCATTGAATTGAGAATCTGGTGGAGAGTCCTACTGGATTGAGATTCTattattaatgaaggattaattagcaattagattattaattggttcaatttgattgagcaatgagattcatatcaagtctaattgaattgaattcagtttgatttggattggattgttagatatgtgtcctagaagtcaattattggttgacatattttataattccaaaacttaatcttgtacttgtaatactcttattattaataaaggattttttatttcgatcatgtttatgtgtccatgatttatctttgaaaataacaaaaataattttgtatatttttaaagatgttgaaaatttgagacatacattattagtggttagtttctaaatgctcccgatcaaaggatcgttatgaaggatagtgattaatccatttgagatcgatacaCAGTTTATctcccttatgggcagatgaATCTTGAATCTCAACATAGGGACACTGGGATTAGggtatagatggttgttagagaataacttatactgagcatgaccaacatcagaaaccacttggatgtctactcattcgttaGTGGTTGACACGATGtt
Protein-coding regions in this window:
- the LOC105034910 gene encoding uncharacterized protein isoform X4 translates to MATFASPSSHFFYLYSASPSSPPLPSSFLSSPLLLPGHLPKPDGLRFFSSSRAVTASPRALHQPAAFFYGGERPLDTQTLLVTATVLAAISLSLFLGLKGDPVPCERCAGNGGTKCVFCNDGKMRQETGLVDCRVCKGAACLEATELWCDRTMSSKPTIFLGRQGCDGAPIRKDLGQLLYGSPLEDFYFGVSWRTPTCHFFFDEKSV
- the LOC105034910 gene encoding uncharacterized protein isoform X3; translation: MATFASPSSHFFYLYSASPSSPPLPSSFLSSPLLLPGHLPKPDGLRFFSSSRAVTASPRALHQPAAFFYGGERPLDTQTLLVTATVLAAISLSLFLGLKGDPVPCERCAGNGGTKCVFCNDGKMRQETGLVDCRVCKGAACLEATELWCDRTMSSKPTIFLGRQGCDGAPIRKDLGQLLYGSPLEDFYFGVSWRTPTCHFFFDESLILCKKCGGSGYSRRL
- the LOC105034910 gene encoding protein BUNDLE SHEATH DEFECTIVE 2, chloroplastic isoform X8; translation: MATFASPSSHFFYLYSASPSSPPLPSSFLSSPLLLPGHLPKPDGLRFFSSSRAVTASPRALHQPAAFFYGGERPLDTQTLLVTATVLAAISLSLFLGLKGDPVPCERCAGNGGTKCVFCNDGKMRQETGLVDCRVCKGLILCKKCGGSGYSRRL
- the LOC105034910 gene encoding uncharacterized protein isoform X5, yielding MATFASPSSHFFYLYSASPSSPPLPSSFLSSPLLLPGHLPKPDGLRFFSSSRAVTASPRALHQPAAFFYGGERPLDTQTLLVTATVLAAISLSLFLGLKGDPVPCERCAGNGGTKCVFCNDGKMRQETGLVDCRVCKGADGTSVLQLELWLQYYCQYRSTGPSMKGLILCKKCGGSGYSRRL
- the LOC105034910 gene encoding uncharacterized protein isoform X9 gives rise to the protein MATFASPSSHFFYLYSASPSSPPLPSSFLSSPLLLPGHLPKPDGLRFFSSSRAVTASPRALHQPAAFFYGGERPLDTQTLLVTATVLAAISLSLFLGLKGDPVPCERCAGNGGTKCVFCNDGKMRQETGLVDCRVCKGAESV
- the LOC105034910 gene encoding protein BUNDLE SHEATH DEFECTIVE 2, chloroplastic isoform X6; its protein translation is MATFASPSSHFFYLYSASPSSPPLPSSFLSSPLLLPGHLPKPDGLRFFSSSRAVTASPRALHQPAAFFYGGERPLDTQTLLVTATVLAAISLSLFLGLKGDPVPCERCAGNGGTKCVFCNDGKMRQETGLVDCRVCKDGTSVLQLELWLQYYCQYRSTGPSMKGLILCKKCGGSGYSRRL
- the LOC105034910 gene encoding uncharacterized protein isoform X7, yielding MATFASPSSHFFYLYSASPSSPPLPSSFLSSPLLLPGHLPKPDGLRFFSSSRAVTASPRALHQPAAFFYGGERPLDTQTLLVTATVLAAISLSLFLGLKGDPVPCERCAGNGGTKCVFCNDGKMRQETGLVDCRVCKGAGLILCKKCGGSGYSRRL